One Arthrobacter sp. StoSoilB20 DNA segment encodes these proteins:
- a CDS encoding L-idonate 5-dehydrogenase, translating to MGITLPASGPAVVAHGKGDLRIEDIPLTAPGPAEAIVEIAYGGICGSDLHYWLHGAAGESILKDPMVLGHEIVGTVLQQAADGSGPAAGTPVAVHPATPAAGDARYPEDRPNLSPGCTYLGSAARHPHTDGAFSRYANLPSRMLRPLPANLDLRTAALVEPASVAWHAVSRAGDVAGKSALVIGSGPIGALAVAVLKRAGAARIVAVDMHDKPLEIARAVGADEVLKGDQAEAIAAVDADVVIESSGSHFGLASAIKGATRGGKVVMVGLLPSGPQPVFISLAITRELELLGSFRFNDEIDHVITALADGSLFVDPVVTHEFDLAHGLEAFEVARNSAESGKVLLNFG from the coding sequence ATGGGCATCACTCTTCCGGCTTCCGGCCCCGCTGTGGTGGCCCACGGCAAAGGCGATCTCCGCATCGAGGATATTCCGCTCACTGCCCCAGGACCCGCCGAGGCGATCGTTGAGATCGCGTACGGCGGCATCTGTGGCTCGGACCTCCACTACTGGTTGCATGGCGCCGCAGGAGAATCGATCCTCAAAGATCCCATGGTCCTTGGACACGAGATTGTGGGAACAGTGCTTCAGCAGGCAGCGGATGGTTCGGGCCCCGCCGCGGGTACTCCGGTGGCCGTCCACCCCGCGACTCCGGCGGCCGGTGATGCCAGATATCCGGAGGACCGGCCCAACCTCTCGCCGGGCTGCACGTACCTGGGCAGTGCTGCCCGGCATCCGCATACCGACGGCGCATTCAGCCGCTACGCCAACCTGCCCTCCAGGATGCTCCGCCCGCTGCCGGCAAACCTTGACCTCCGTACTGCCGCGCTGGTGGAGCCCGCCAGCGTCGCCTGGCATGCCGTCTCCCGCGCCGGAGACGTCGCCGGAAAGTCGGCCCTGGTCATCGGCAGCGGCCCCATCGGTGCGCTCGCCGTCGCCGTCCTCAAGCGCGCCGGCGCGGCCAGGATCGTCGCCGTGGACATGCATGACAAACCATTGGAGATTGCCCGTGCTGTTGGCGCCGACGAGGTCCTCAAGGGCGACCAAGCCGAGGCCATTGCGGCGGTGGATGCCGACGTCGTCATCGAATCCTCGGGAAGCCACTTCGGTCTCGCCTCGGCCATCAAGGGTGCCACCCGTGGAGGAAAAGTGGTGATGGTTGGCCTCCTGCCCTCAGGCCCGCAGCCGGTTTTTATCTCCCTTGCCATTACCCGCGAGCTGGAACTCCTTGGCTCGTTCCGTTTCAACGACGAAATTGACCACGTTATTACAGCTTTGGCGGACGGCTCGTTGTTTGTGGACCCTGTTGTGACCCACGAATTCGACCTCGCCCACGGCCTGGAGGCCTTTGAGGTGGCCAGGAACTCCGCGGAGTCCGGAAAGGTCCTGTTGAACTTCGGCTAG
- a CDS encoding NAD(P)-dependent oxidoreductase, giving the protein MISKRVGFVGLGLMGAPMAANIAQAGWNITAWNRSPAAFDNLPNVGRAESVAALRDEEAMIFMLPDLPFIEEAAVDLLESWRNEPPKPGTAVVIMSSVSPTGVQQFGEAVHQASHGNAAVVDAPVSGGTAGAESGTLAIMVGGSEPQFQDLLPLLRAMGTTVRRMGPLGAGSLAKACNQLIVGTTTAALAEAAELAERSGMDVQALFDVLSGGLAGSRVLDNVGPRLAAKDYAPTGPAKFMHKDLGFVLGSAAAVGSAVPLASAALDLYAELKRQGLGDQDLSVVRQTIANLSGENQVSSNIN; this is encoded by the coding sequence GTGATCAGCAAACGTGTGGGCTTCGTGGGCCTGGGACTCATGGGAGCGCCCATGGCCGCCAACATCGCCCAAGCCGGATGGAACATCACCGCCTGGAACCGCTCTCCGGCCGCCTTTGACAACCTCCCCAACGTTGGGCGGGCGGAAAGCGTTGCTGCACTGCGCGACGAAGAGGCGATGATCTTCATGCTTCCCGACCTTCCCTTCATCGAAGAAGCTGCTGTGGACCTGCTTGAATCATGGCGGAACGAACCGCCCAAGCCGGGTACCGCCGTCGTCATCATGAGCAGCGTCTCGCCAACAGGGGTCCAGCAGTTCGGGGAGGCCGTACACCAGGCAAGCCACGGCAACGCGGCAGTGGTGGACGCCCCGGTCAGTGGCGGTACGGCTGGTGCGGAAAGCGGAACCCTGGCCATCATGGTGGGCGGCTCCGAACCCCAATTCCAGGACCTGTTGCCGCTGCTTCGTGCCATGGGAACCACTGTCCGGAGGATGGGCCCCCTCGGGGCGGGTTCGCTTGCCAAAGCCTGCAACCAACTGATTGTCGGAACCACGACGGCGGCACTTGCCGAAGCGGCCGAGCTCGCCGAACGCTCCGGCATGGATGTGCAGGCCCTCTTTGACGTCCTGTCCGGAGGGCTGGCCGGCAGCCGGGTGCTGGACAACGTTGGCCCCCGCCTGGCCGCCAAGGACTATGCGCCCACCGGCCCCGCCAAGTTCATGCATAAGGATCTTGGCTTTGTCCTGGGCAGCGCGGCAGCCGTTGGCTCGGCCGTTCCCTTGGCGAGCGCAGCCCTTGACCTCTACGCCGAACTCAAACGCCAGGGCCTGGGCGACCAGGACCTTTCAGTGGTTCGTCAAACCATCGCAAACCTGAGCGGCGAAAACCAAGTTTCGTCCAACATCAACTAA
- a CDS encoding D-2-hydroxyacid dehydrogenase: MMNTMTTDELTIAIAVPLEAEHVELIRAVDPSVTVLYDPELLPPERFPADHAGDPAFKRTPEQEERYWAMLNRAQVLYGFPNESPAGLARIAVENPHLAWIHAMAAGAGGAVKASGLDTETLQKFHVTTSAGVHALPLAEFSAFGILSGFKRSAEMTQDQAAKSWPELRTPTKLANGSKLVIAGLGEIGMETARIARALGMKVSGTKRNVGAIEGIDEVTDNDGLPGLLADADAVVNTLPGTPYTEKLFNNDIFNAMKPGTVFVNVGRGTVVDEDALLEALDNGQVSYACLDVFAVEPLPQDSPLWSHPKVLVSPHTSALSAAENRLIAERFCSNLRTFLAGGELPHLVDPIHFY, translated from the coding sequence ATGATGAACACTATGACGACTGATGAACTTACCATCGCCATCGCTGTGCCGCTCGAAGCAGAGCACGTAGAGCTGATCCGCGCTGTAGATCCCTCCGTAACAGTTCTCTACGATCCCGAACTGCTCCCTCCGGAGCGCTTCCCGGCCGATCATGCCGGCGACCCCGCTTTCAAGCGGACGCCCGAGCAGGAGGAACGCTACTGGGCCATGCTGAACCGGGCCCAGGTTCTTTACGGCTTCCCCAACGAAAGCCCCGCCGGCCTGGCGCGCATCGCTGTGGAGAACCCGCACCTGGCGTGGATCCACGCCATGGCCGCAGGAGCCGGTGGAGCGGTCAAGGCTTCAGGCCTGGATACCGAAACCCTGCAGAAGTTCCACGTCACCACCTCAGCCGGAGTCCATGCACTTCCGTTGGCCGAGTTCTCCGCGTTCGGCATCCTCAGCGGTTTCAAGCGCAGCGCAGAGATGACACAGGACCAGGCAGCCAAATCCTGGCCCGAGCTGCGCACCCCCACCAAGTTGGCCAATGGCTCCAAACTGGTCATTGCCGGCCTGGGGGAAATCGGGATGGAAACAGCACGGATTGCGCGCGCCCTCGGGATGAAGGTCAGCGGCACCAAACGCAACGTCGGGGCCATCGAGGGCATTGATGAGGTCACCGATAACGACGGCCTGCCCGGATTGCTCGCCGACGCCGATGCTGTGGTGAACACCCTTCCCGGCACCCCCTACACGGAGAAGCTGTTCAATAACGACATCTTCAACGCCATGAAGCCCGGAACAGTATTCGTCAATGTGGGTCGCGGAACGGTGGTGGACGAGGACGCCCTGCTTGAAGCACTGGACAACGGACAGGTTTCCTATGCCTGCCTGGACGTCTTTGCCGTCGAACCACTCCCCCAGGACAGTCCCCTGTGGAGCCACCCCAAGGTCCTGGTGTCCCCGCACACTTCCGCCCTGAGCGCCGCCGAGAACCGCCTCATCGCGGAACGGTTCTGCAGCAACCTTCGTACCTTCCTGGCCGGCGGCGAACTGCCCCACCTGGTGGACCCCATCCACTTCTACTAA
- a CDS encoding SDR family oxidoreductase, with translation MTGPFDLTGRVALVTGSSRGIGNALARGLADAGATVVLNGINPERLEAAHAAMAADYPAAQVHSRAFDVTDATSAAEGVAWIEQNVGPLEILVNNAGIQHRVPILDLDVKDWDRVITTDLTSAFLVGREAARHMIPRGRGKIINICSVQTDLARPTIAPYVAAKGGLRNLTRAMTAEWAASGLQINGIAPGYIHTEMTQNLVDDPDFNSWILGRTPANRWGTVADLAGPVVWLSSQASNFVNGQTIFVDGGMTVVV, from the coding sequence ATGACTGGACCTTTTGATCTGACCGGGCGGGTTGCCTTGGTGACAGGCTCAAGCAGGGGAATAGGCAATGCCCTGGCCAGGGGATTGGCCGATGCCGGGGCCACGGTGGTGTTGAACGGCATCAACCCGGAACGGCTGGAAGCTGCCCACGCAGCCATGGCTGCCGACTATCCCGCCGCCCAGGTGCACAGCCGCGCCTTCGACGTCACGGACGCCACCTCCGCCGCTGAGGGCGTTGCCTGGATAGAACAGAACGTCGGCCCGTTGGAGATCCTGGTGAACAACGCAGGAATCCAGCACCGCGTCCCCATACTGGATTTGGACGTCAAGGACTGGGACCGGGTCATCACCACGGACCTGACCAGCGCTTTCCTGGTAGGCAGGGAAGCTGCCAGGCATATGATTCCCCGGGGACGGGGAAAGATCATCAATATCTGTTCGGTCCAGACGGACCTGGCCCGTCCCACCATCGCCCCCTATGTTGCCGCCAAGGGCGGGCTGCGGAACCTGACCCGCGCCATGACGGCTGAATGGGCCGCCTCCGGCCTGCAGATCAACGGCATAGCACCGGGGTACATCCACACAGAAATGACGCAGAACCTGGTGGACGATCCCGACTTCAACTCCTGGATCCTTGGCCGCACCCCTGCCAACCGCTGGGGAACAGTGGCTGATCTCGCCGGACCAGTGGTGTGGCTCTCATCGCAGGCATCCAACTTTGTCAACGGCCAGACGATCTTCGTCGACGGCGGAATGACGGTGGTGGTCTGA
- a CDS encoding FCD domain-containing protein, protein MSTSLHHRAVEHLGTRIVGGALPAGHVMLAEHLEDELKVSRSVVREAVRVLQSLGLVETIKRVGIRVLPAHRWNPFDPLVIRWRLAGEGRGAQLRSLAELRSAVEPVAAELAAGNAPESLRQELVQISLAMKEAGDAGDMATFLDLDIRFHALVLSGSGNEMFANLIGQVTETLTGRTVHGLMPEHPQKQALQWHMDVAHAIDAGDGPVARDAAARIMRQTIAELAPSWDDQPRVFVPVSRN, encoded by the coding sequence ATGTCAACCAGCCTCCACCACCGCGCCGTCGAGCACCTGGGAACCCGGATTGTCGGCGGCGCCTTGCCTGCCGGCCATGTGATGTTGGCGGAGCACCTGGAAGACGAACTCAAGGTCTCCCGCTCGGTAGTCCGTGAAGCTGTCCGCGTTTTGCAATCGCTCGGCCTCGTGGAGACCATCAAGCGGGTGGGCATCAGGGTCCTTCCTGCCCACCGCTGGAATCCGTTCGACCCCTTGGTCATTCGTTGGCGGCTGGCCGGCGAGGGGCGGGGCGCCCAGCTGCGATCACTCGCGGAGCTGCGTTCCGCCGTCGAGCCTGTAGCCGCCGAACTGGCCGCAGGCAATGCACCGGAGAGCCTCCGTCAGGAGCTGGTGCAGATATCCCTGGCCATGAAGGAAGCCGGCGATGCCGGCGACATGGCAACGTTCCTGGACCTCGATATCCGTTTCCACGCCCTGGTGCTGTCGGGTTCAGGCAATGAGATGTTCGCCAACCTCATTGGCCAGGTCACCGAGACGCTCACCGGCCGTACGGTGCACGGCCTCATGCCCGAGCATCCCCAGAAGCAGGCACTCCAATGGCACATGGACGTCGCCCACGCCATCGACGCCGGTGACGGCCCGGTAGCGCGCGACGCCGCAGCCAGGATCATGCGGCAGACCATTGCGGAGCTGGCACCCAGTTGGGATGACCAGCCCCGCGTATTCGTCCCCGTCTCCAGGAACTGA